One region of Clostridia bacterium genomic DNA includes:
- a CDS encoding S9 family peptidase, whose translation MSAIPSTAASDARRPLQATDLLRLVFLGGIAMRPDGRQAAFVRTTIDAQENKYRSQIWVVDLPDGEPRPFTAAGAHRDTHPCFSPDGAHLAFLSDRSGSTQIWVMPTGGGESVKLTDVDGIEGFVWRNADELVVTVRVGPEGPRAPEPKDPPPPQTLEEQDRRHNRDVRVIDRIFYKLDTQGFLGDERSHLFRLSRRGGDLVPLTSGDWDDEDPAVSPDGRWLAFVSKRMPDADLVQASDIHVMPAEGGEARRVTNSEGYAFRPAFTPDGRAVAFLGRRAEGEGRFDEARLYLAPVDGSAPPRCVTPEFDRSLEDASIGDTRGHGGTMAPAFSPDGRTAFLLCSDRGVTQIVAVDVESGRVTPVSSRERSVFDAAFSRDGRAYVALATDPRTPHDVWYGTRPADGTGPWTERRLTEVNADLLREVHVQVPERIVFRAAEGPEVEGWILKPVGFKEEQAEKVPAVLEVHGGPEAMYTPGFFFEFQLLAANGFAVIFSNPRGSAGYGKAFRQAIHRDWGNKDWADVQALLDAALARGFIDPDRVGIAGGSYGGFMVNWAIGHSDRFRAAVSMRSISNWISDFGTSDFGYLDDDLFGTLPWRDPDAYWRMSPLWYVERVHTPLLLLHAEEDYRCPVEQAEQFYAALKKLGRTVRLVRYPGESHEMSRRGKPWHRVDRLRRIVDWFATHLSTPAGR comes from the coding sequence ATGAGCGCGATCCCCTCCACCGCCGCGTCGGACGCCCGCCGCCCGCTCCAGGCGACGGATCTTCTGCGGCTGGTCTTTCTCGGCGGCATCGCCATGCGGCCCGACGGCCGCCAGGCGGCCTTCGTGCGCACGACGATCGACGCGCAGGAGAACAAGTACCGCTCGCAGATCTGGGTCGTCGACCTGCCGGACGGCGAGCCCCGCCCCTTCACGGCGGCGGGCGCCCACCGCGACACGCACCCCTGTTTTTCGCCCGACGGCGCGCACCTCGCGTTCCTCTCCGACCGCAGCGGCTCCACCCAGATCTGGGTGATGCCGACGGGCGGCGGCGAGTCGGTGAAGCTGACGGACGTCGACGGGATCGAGGGCTTCGTCTGGCGGAACGCCGACGAACTCGTCGTCACCGTGCGCGTCGGCCCGGAGGGGCCGAGGGCGCCGGAACCCAAGGATCCGCCCCCGCCGCAGACCTTGGAGGAGCAGGACCGGCGCCACAACCGGGACGTCCGCGTCATCGACCGCATATTCTACAAGCTCGACACGCAGGGCTTCCTCGGCGACGAGCGCAGCCACCTCTTCCGCCTGAGCCGTCGCGGGGGAGACCTCGTGCCGTTGACGTCCGGCGACTGGGACGACGAGGACCCCGCCGTCTCGCCGGACGGGCGCTGGCTGGCCTTCGTCTCGAAGCGCATGCCCGACGCCGACCTGGTCCAGGCGAGCGACATCCACGTCATGCCGGCCGAGGGCGGCGAGGCTCGCCGCGTCACGAACTCCGAGGGGTACGCCTTCCGGCCAGCCTTCACGCCCGACGGGCGCGCGGTGGCCTTCCTCGGGCGGCGCGCCGAGGGCGAGGGGCGCTTCGACGAGGCCCGCCTCTACCTCGCGCCGGTCGACGGCTCGGCGCCGCCGCGCTGCGTGACGCCCGAGTTCGACCGGTCGCTGGAGGACGCGTCGATCGGCGACACGCGCGGTCACGGCGGCACGATGGCGCCCGCGTTCTCCCCGGACGGCCGCACCGCCTTTCTTCTGTGCTCCGACCGCGGGGTGACGCAGATCGTGGCCGTGGACGTCGAAAGCGGCCGGGTGACGCCCGTGTCCTCAAGGGAACGGAGCGTCTTCGACGCCGCCTTCAGCCGGGACGGCCGCGCGTACGTGGCCCTGGCCACCGATCCGCGCACGCCGCACGACGTGTGGTACGGCACGCGTCCGGCGGACGGGACGGGGCCGTGGACGGAGCGCCGCCTCACCGAGGTCAACGCGGATCTCCTGCGCGAGGTCCACGTGCAGGTGCCGGAGCGCATCGTCTTCCGCGCCGCGGAGGGGCCGGAGGTGGAGGGGTGGATCCTCAAGCCCGTCGGGTTCAAGGAGGAGCAGGCCGAGAAGGTCCCGGCGGTGCTGGAGGTCCACGGCGGGCCCGAGGCCATGTACACGCCGGGCTTTTTCTTCGAGTTCCAGCTGCTCGCCGCGAACGGCTTCGCCGTGATTTTCTCCAACCCGCGCGGCTCGGCGGGGTACGGCAAGGCGTTCCGCCAGGCCATCCACCGCGACTGGGGCAACAAGGACTGGGCCGATGTCCAGGCGCTGCTCGACGCCGCCCTCGCGCGCGGCTTCATCGACCCGGACCGCGTGGGCATCGCGGGCGGCAGCTACGGCGGCTTCATGGTCAACTGGGCGATCGGGCACAGCGACCGCTTCCGCGCGGCCGTGTCCATGCGCAGCATTTCGAACTGGATCAGCGACTTCGGCACGAGCGACTTCGGCTACCTGGACGACGACCTCTTCGGCACGCTGCCGTGGCGGGACCCGGACGCCTACTGGCGCATGTCGCCCCTCTGGTACGTGGAGCGCGTGCACACGCCGCTCCTGTTGCTTCACGCCGAGGAGGACTACCGTTGCCCGGTCGAGCAGGCGGAGCAGTTCTACGCGGCGCTGAAGAAGCTGGGGCGCACCGTGCGGCTGGTGCGGTACCCGGGGGAATCGCACGAGATGTCGCGCAGGGGGAAGCCCTGGCATCGCGTCGACCGGTTGCGCCGCATCGTCGACTGGTTCGCGACGCACCTCTCGACGCCGGCTGGCCGCTAG